One Owenweeksia hongkongensis DSM 17368 genomic region harbors:
- a CDS encoding ExbD/TolR family protein produces MARSKRAIPEINAGSMADIAFLLLIFFLVTTTMDVDSGISTKLPPWEPEQLENPPPIKQKNLFTVLVNANDQLLVEDEYAEIEDLRDLAKKFLDNNGNGECDYCQGIKSPLSSDSPGKAIVSLQNDRGTSYKTYIAVQNELVAAYNELRNELAQRQYGKNFDELGEEQAKQVQEAYPQKISEAEPLNL; encoded by the coding sequence ATGGCTAGAAGCAAAAGAGCAATACCCGAAATCAACGCAGGCTCAATGGCAGATATCGCATTCTTGCTATTGATCTTCTTCCTTGTGACCACCACTATGGATGTTGACTCCGGTATTAGTACAAAATTACCACCGTGGGAGCCAGAGCAACTGGAGAACCCACCCCCCATTAAGCAGAAAAATCTTTTTACCGTTTTGGTAAATGCCAATGATCAATTATTGGTAGAAGATGAGTATGCTGAAATTGAAGACTTGCGAGATTTAGCAAAGAAGTTTTTAGATAACAATGGTAATGGTGAATGTGACTATTGTCAAGGAATTAAAAGCCCTTTGTCTTCTGATAGTCCTGGAAAAGCTATTGTTTCATTACAGAATGACCGTGGTACTTCTTACAAAACTTACATTGCTGTGCAAAACGAATTAGTTGCTGCATACAATGAGTTGCGTAATGAATTAGCACAACGTCAATATGGAAAGAACTTTGACGAGCTAGGTGAAGAACAAGCCAAGCAAGTTCAGGAAGCCTACCCGCAAAAGATATCGGAAGCAGAACCATTAAACTTATAA
- a CDS encoding ExbD/TolR family protein, which yields MGKFKKNSGGGTPAISTASLPDIVFMLLFFFMVTTVMREVTILVDNQKPFATEIKKLEKKNLVTYIYVGKPKKNLQAQVGTEPRIQLNDAFARLGEIQQYVIEERNAINEAERPLMTVSIKADEKVKMGLVSDIKQELRKAEALKINYSTRKGEVFGEL from the coding sequence ATGGGAAAGTTTAAGAAAAATTCAGGCGGTGGAACACCCGCAATATCTACAGCATCGCTGCCGGATATCGTATTTATGCTTTTGTTCTTCTTTATGGTTACCACTGTAATGCGTGAGGTTACTATTTTGGTAGATAACCAAAAACCCTTCGCTACTGAAATCAAGAAGCTGGAGAAGAAAAACCTGGTTACCTATATTTATGTAGGTAAGCCTAAAAAGAATCTTCAAGCCCAAGTAGGTACTGAGCCACGTATTCAACTTAATGATGCTTTTGCTCGTTTAGGAGAGATACAGCAGTACGTAATCGAAGAGAGAAATGCAATTAACGAAGCTGAACGCCCATTGATGACCGTTTCTATCAAAGCTGATGAAAAGGTAAAAATGGGATTAGTTTCGGATATCAAGCAAGAATTGAGAAAAGCTGAAGCTCTTAAAATAAACTATTCTACCCGTAAGGGAGAAGTGTTCGGAGAGCTATAA
- a CDS encoding helix-turn-helix domain-containing protein: protein MKDNGYVKRTQKDYSLNFKLQVVQEIERGELSQHGAVRKYGIQARSTVLSWLRKYGNFDWENQTPIQMPKTPEQKLMELEQKVRLLEKQKKQLEHQIERADKKAIIFDMMIDIAEKEYNIPIRKNSLPEQSTNTKNTTKKA from the coding sequence ATGAAAGACAATGGCTACGTAAAGCGTACACAAAAAGATTACAGCTTAAACTTCAAGCTGCAAGTTGTCCAAGAAATAGAACGGGGCGAGTTAAGTCAGCATGGAGCAGTCCGAAAATATGGCATTCAGGCTCGCAGTACTGTGCTGAGTTGGTTAAGAAAGTATGGTAACTTTGATTGGGAAAATCAAACTCCAATACAAATGCCCAAAACTCCAGAACAAAAACTGATGGAACTAGAGCAAAAAGTTCGGCTATTAGAAAAGCAGAAAAAGCAGCTGGAACATCAAATAGAACGAGCCGACAAAAAGGCGATCATCTTTGATATGATGATAGATATAGCCGAGAAAGAGTACAATATTCCAATCAGAAAAAACTCCTTACCCGAACAGTCAACCAATACAAAGAACACTACCAAGAAAGCCTAA
- a CDS encoding T9SS type A sorting domain-containing protein: MKKGLFWICAMAAIPALAQQSSQLEVTHSQVKGNVAHEGSYTPIKKGTSVVSTSLGKASNGYSTAFGSKTYLWVDPSINTITFTHRNDIGLFPSQTSGHLRYDVSKDGGTTWSVDQGPIWSPTGAQGALNGPARYPQGVIVNPTGNTQPDSAYLAFFAPTLNGTNSAGSWGGQVFGSIQLDGTDLNVTELTTDPANDIFFQVSDDFTYVADSQMVVGINQGDDVTSGSVLYNDTIILTKGRWNASTKSLDQSFSKAYFPFAIDTAGTTGSAVFGDCKVAFSPDGSVGYISGIGYLDDANVAPYGVYSPTIIKTTDGGKTWSAQTGVNLDNLVITNHGNTLLDSLSDLYPAWAIGALTTAFEHDLVVDKNGNPHIVCNVVPSANNTLTSTGTSGTAFSVYSALNMIVDIYSTDGGSSWEAHLIDTASTFRGEYGPAAEVAEDNRPQVARTPDGSVLVYAYGDTDILTFGIADNLFPDIKMRSLDVDNDQLGPLSVMTNNQSDKGTANMFNLPHIVYAPNANGEIHVPATATEFTNDDRTLVTSSVQYIYYDLMYNMNSGVGITELDVAKGEVSSIYPNPASNNAWMEYSVKVPGEYTIQISSITGVVVKSIELGNVGSGNYKQQLMTENLTNGVYVVTLRSGDYASSQRMVIQK, translated from the coding sequence ATGAAAAAAGGATTATTCTGGATCTGTGCAATGGCAGCAATACCAGCTCTAGCACAGCAGTCTTCCCAACTTGAGGTCACGCATAGCCAGGTAAAAGGCAATGTTGCCCATGAAGGAAGCTACACTCCTATTAAAAAAGGAACATCGGTGGTAAGTACATCATTGGGAAAAGCTTCTAATGGCTATTCCACTGCATTCGGATCTAAAACTTATCTATGGGTCGACCCAAGTATAAATACAATCACATTTACACATAGAAATGACATAGGACTTTTTCCTTCACAAACTAGCGGACATCTTCGCTATGATGTATCAAAAGATGGCGGAACTACCTGGAGCGTTGACCAAGGTCCTATCTGGAGCCCAACTGGCGCACAAGGTGCGCTTAATGGACCCGCACGTTATCCTCAAGGTGTGATAGTAAACCCTACTGGAAACACCCAGCCAGATTCAGCGTATTTGGCATTTTTTGCACCTACTTTAAATGGAACAAATAGCGCTGGCTCATGGGGTGGCCAGGTTTTTGGATCAATCCAACTTGATGGAACTGATTTAAATGTAACAGAGTTAACCACCGACCCTGCAAATGATATTTTCTTCCAGGTTTCTGATGACTTTACCTATGTAGCCGATTCTCAAATGGTAGTAGGAATCAACCAGGGAGACGATGTAACCTCAGGATCTGTGCTGTACAATGACACCATCATCTTAACTAAGGGAAGATGGAATGCTAGTACAAAATCATTAGACCAGTCATTTAGCAAAGCTTATTTCCCATTTGCAATTGACACTGCAGGTACTACTGGAAGCGCAGTATTTGGTGACTGCAAAGTAGCTTTTTCACCTGATGGAAGCGTGGGTTATATAAGTGGAATTGGATATTTGGACGATGCAAATGTTGCTCCTTATGGAGTTTACTCACCAACGATCATCAAAACCACTGACGGTGGTAAAACATGGAGTGCACAGACTGGTGTTAATCTAGATAATTTAGTAATTACCAACCATGGTAATACTTTGCTAGATAGTCTATCTGATCTATACCCGGCATGGGCAATTGGTGCTTTAACTACTGCCTTTGAACATGATTTGGTAGTTGACAAAAATGGCAACCCTCACATTGTTTGTAACGTAGTTCCATCTGCAAATAATACGCTTACATCTACTGGAACTTCCGGTACTGCATTTTCTGTTTACTCAGCATTAAACATGATTGTGGATATATACTCTACTGATGGCGGTAGCTCATGGGAAGCACACCTTATTGATACAGCGAGTACCTTCCGTGGTGAATACGGCCCTGCAGCTGAGGTAGCTGAAGACAACCGACCTCAAGTGGCACGTACCCCTGATGGTTCGGTGCTTGTGTATGCTTACGGTGACACTGATATCTTAACCTTTGGAATTGCAGACAATCTGTTTCCGGATATTAAAATGAGAAGCCTTGATGTGGATAATGACCAACTTGGACCACTTTCTGTAATGACCAACAATCAGTCTGACAAAGGAACGGCTAACATGTTTAACCTTCCTCACATTGTATATGCACCGAATGCCAATGGTGAAATTCATGTACCTGCTACAGCTACTGAGTTTACTAATGATGATCGTACTTTAGTAACATCTTCTGTACAGTATATCTATTATGATCTGATGTACAATATGAACAGCGGAGTTGGTATTACTGAACTTGATGTAGCTAAAGGTGAAGTTTCTTCCATCTACCCTAATCCTGCTTCTAACAATGCATGGATGGAGTATAGTGTGAAAGTTCCTGGAGAATACACTATCCAAATCTCTAGCATTACTGGAGTGGTTGTAAAGTCTATTGAATTAGGAAATGTAGGTAGTGGAAACTACAAGCAGCAGCTAATGACTGAAAACCTAACTAACGGAGTATACGTAGTAACCCTAAGAAGTGGTGACTATGCATCTTCTCAAAGAATGGTTATTCAGAAATAA
- a CDS encoding CPBP family intramembrane glutamic endopeptidase, with product MKGVFSEKSGTFQFMLIVLLGVAGAMVFSFLGVVLVPLFFPISFVELMENISSITSGNVGILKFLQLFAATGTFVVPALVAAYLFSNKPKGYLKVNSFPKPILVVLLLVVISLGANAVSDLLYRFTAAIPWPEALHFIKDILDKAESAMTAQMQKFLIMENVWQFAFSFLVMAILPAVGEELLFRGVIQRVMKRGFGGMHLAVWVTAFLFALLHQQFYAFLSIMALGVVLGYIKEWSGSIWVPIILHLINNGAIILGVYFLELPYDNEGMLGDKVNWAISLPMLVVFAAALLALKKTFDTSNKSPLSKTEEALKI from the coding sequence ATGAAAGGAGTATTTAGCGAGAAGAGTGGCACGTTTCAATTCATGCTGATTGTGCTTTTAGGTGTAGCAGGGGCAATGGTATTCTCTTTTCTTGGAGTGGTTTTAGTACCCTTGTTTTTTCCTATCTCTTTTGTAGAACTGATGGAAAACATAAGTTCCATCACTAGCGGGAATGTCGGTATTTTGAAGTTTCTTCAACTGTTTGCTGCCACTGGTACATTTGTAGTTCCAGCGTTGGTGGCGGCCTATTTGTTCTCAAACAAACCAAAGGGGTATTTAAAGGTCAATAGTTTTCCAAAACCAATTTTAGTTGTATTGCTTTTGGTAGTAATATCTCTTGGAGCAAATGCCGTATCTGACTTGTTGTATCGTTTCACCGCAGCTATTCCGTGGCCTGAAGCTTTACATTTTATTAAAGACATATTGGACAAGGCAGAATCAGCAATGACGGCTCAAATGCAGAAGTTCTTGATAATGGAAAATGTGTGGCAGTTTGCATTTTCTTTTTTGGTGATGGCCATATTGCCTGCTGTGGGTGAGGAGCTTTTGTTTAGAGGGGTTATTCAGCGAGTTATGAAAAGAGGTTTTGGAGGAATGCATCTAGCGGTTTGGGTTACTGCCTTTTTGTTTGCTCTCCTGCATCAGCAGTTTTACGCTTTTCTTTCTATAATGGCTCTTGGGGTAGTTTTAGGATATATAAAGGAGTGGAGTGGTTCTATTTGGGTCCCCATCATTCTTCACCTAATTAATAATGGTGCTATTATTTTGGGAGTATATTTTCTTGAGCTTCCTTATGATAATGAAGGCATGCTTGGGGATAAAGTAAACTGGGCTATCAGCCTTCCAATGTTAGTGGTGTTTGCAGCAGCCTTGCTGGCTTTGAAGAAGACATTTGACACCTCAAATAAAAGCCCCCTCAGCAAAACTGAGGAGGCCTTGAAAATTTAA
- the dusB gene encoding tRNA dihydrouridine synthase DusB: MVKIGDIEVGEFPLLLAPMEDVSDPPFRALCKQHGADVMYTEFISSEGLIRDAAKSVQKLDIFEYERPVGIQIFGNEISSMREAAAITEEANPDIIDINYGCPVKNVACKGAGAGILQDIPKMVSMTSEIVKAVNKPVTVKTRLGWDENTKYIVEVAERLQDVGIKAISIHGRTRKQMYKGEADWSLISAVKNNPRMHIPVFGNGDVDSPEKALHMRNTYDVDGIMIGRASIGYPWVFNEIKHFFETGEKLPSPTIAERVEAARQHFEMALKWKGEQLGIKETRRHYTNYFKGIKDFKPYRMTLVTSDDVSEIRDTLDKIPLTFKDEMILI; this comes from the coding sequence GTGGTTAAGATTGGAGATATAGAAGTTGGTGAGTTCCCGTTGCTTTTAGCACCTATGGAAGATGTGAGTGATCCTCCCTTTAGAGCGCTATGTAAGCAGCATGGAGCAGATGTAATGTACACGGAATTTATTTCCAGTGAAGGCCTGATTCGAGATGCGGCCAAAAGCGTGCAGAAGCTTGACATTTTTGAATACGAGCGACCAGTAGGTATCCAAATATTTGGAAACGAAATTTCATCTATGCGAGAAGCCGCTGCCATTACAGAAGAAGCAAACCCAGATATAATTGACATCAACTACGGTTGCCCAGTAAAAAATGTGGCTTGTAAAGGAGCCGGTGCTGGTATCTTGCAAGACATTCCTAAGATGGTGAGCATGACTTCTGAAATAGTAAAAGCGGTAAACAAACCTGTAACGGTAAAAACTCGCTTAGGTTGGGATGAAAACACCAAATATATTGTGGAGGTTGCCGAACGTCTTCAGGATGTTGGTATAAAAGCTATTTCCATACATGGACGCACGCGCAAGCAGATGTACAAGGGTGAAGCGGACTGGAGTTTAATATCTGCAGTAAAAAACAACCCTCGCATGCACATTCCTGTGTTTGGCAATGGCGATGTAGATTCTCCTGAAAAGGCGTTGCATATGCGCAATACTTACGATGTAGACGGTATAATGATAGGCCGTGCAAGCATTGGCTACCCTTGGGTTTTTAATGAAATAAAACACTTCTTTGAAACAGGAGAAAAACTACCTTCTCCAACTATTGCCGAACGTGTAGAAGCTGCTCGCCAGCATTTTGAGATGGCTCTAAAATGGAAAGGAGAGCAATTGGGAATTAAAGAAACGCGCAGACATTACACCAATTACTTTAAAGGGATAAAAGATTTCAAACCTTATAGAATGACTTTGGTAACCTCGGATGATGTTTCAGAAATTAGAGATACCCTGGACAAAATACCTCTGACCTTTAAAGACGAAATGATTCTTATCTAA
- a CDS encoding ABC transporter permease codes for MISGISIFGILVGTLALVVVMSAFNGLESLVKGFYNTFDPDLKISLNEGKYFSENDIPVNEIGSTKGVEDFSLILEERVLLGFREKEYIASIKGVSSSYSKVTRIEDAITHGEDLLNSKGVPRAILGAGVTYYLGYGRVAFQDPVQVFVPRKNASASNFNTAFSSELIYPSGVFSIQPDFDEKYMIASISFVRNLLDSPSGLSSIEVKVNEGADLQDVKSQLKTLLGDKFKVEDRDEQQAIFLKVMKTESLFTFLVFALILAIASFTIMGSLSMMMLDKKDHLRTLWALGTEVKVLQSIFFKEGLLISFVGAGFGLVGGVLLVLAQQHFGLLEIGESYVVNNYPVELKLTDVGLVLITVSAICGIASWLTSRRLTDKFLREVAV; via the coding sequence GTGATTTCGGGAATTTCCATTTTTGGTATTCTTGTAGGTACATTGGCGCTTGTAGTAGTAATGAGCGCTTTCAATGGATTGGAAAGTTTGGTAAAAGGCTTTTACAACACTTTTGATCCCGACCTTAAAATTTCCCTCAACGAGGGGAAGTATTTTTCAGAAAATGATATTCCGGTTAATGAAATTGGCTCTACCAAGGGAGTGGAGGATTTCAGTCTTATACTGGAAGAACGTGTTTTGTTGGGTTTTAGAGAGAAGGAATACATCGCCAGCATAAAGGGTGTTAGCTCATCATATTCCAAAGTTACTCGTATTGAGGACGCCATTACCCATGGAGAAGATTTACTGAATAGCAAAGGCGTTCCGCGTGCTATATTAGGGGCAGGGGTAACTTATTACCTGGGCTATGGGCGGGTTGCTTTTCAGGATCCAGTGCAGGTTTTTGTTCCGCGTAAAAATGCTTCTGCGTCCAATTTTAATACAGCCTTTTCTTCCGAACTCATTTATCCATCAGGGGTGTTTAGTATTCAGCCAGATTTTGATGAGAAGTACATGATTGCATCTATTTCCTTTGTCAGGAATTTACTGGACAGCCCTTCAGGACTTTCGTCAATAGAAGTAAAGGTAAATGAAGGAGCGGATTTACAAGATGTAAAGTCTCAGCTTAAAACCTTGCTTGGAGATAAATTCAAAGTAGAAGATCGTGATGAGCAGCAAGCGATATTTCTCAAAGTGATGAAAACTGAAAGCTTATTCACTTTTCTGGTTTTTGCACTCATTTTGGCCATTGCCTCTTTTACCATTATGGGCTCACTAAGTATGATGATGCTGGATAAAAAAGATCATCTGCGCACCTTATGGGCCTTAGGTACAGAAGTAAAAGTTTTACAAAGTATCTTCTTTAAAGAGGGTTTGCTTATCAGCTTTGTCGGTGCAGGTTTTGGCTTGGTGGGAGGTGTGCTGCTTGTTTTGGCCCAACAGCATTTTGGCCTCCTCGAAATTGGTGAAAGCTATGTGGTAAATAACTATCCGGTGGAATTGAAGTTGACGGATGTGGGCCTTGTATTAATTACGGTATCCGCCATTTGCGGAATAGCATCATGGCTTACTTCACGCAGGTTGACGGATAAATTTCTAAGGGAAGTTGCGGTTTAG
- a CDS encoding ribosome-binding factor A — protein sequence MDSNRLKKVAGQVQKDLAEIFREMAQSQFKGLLLTVSRVTITTDLSLARCYVSVFPATDKQGVVDYLNENKAAIKNNLVQKLEGQLRKMPDLVFYLDDSYDQEEALNKILKGGGESPIK from the coding sequence ATGGATTCTAATAGACTTAAAAAAGTAGCCGGGCAGGTTCAGAAGGATTTGGCCGAGATATTTCGCGAAATGGCGCAATCTCAATTTAAAGGGTTGTTGCTCACTGTATCCCGCGTTACCATTACCACCGATCTTTCATTGGCTCGATGCTATGTGAGTGTTTTTCCTGCTACAGATAAGCAGGGAGTGGTGGATTATCTGAATGAAAATAAGGCGGCTATCAAAAATAATTTGGTGCAAAAGCTGGAAGGGCAGCTTCGCAAAATGCCGGATCTGGTGTTTTATTTAGATGATTCTTATGATCAGGAAGAAGCGCTTAACAAAATATTGAAGGGTGGTGGCGAAAGCCCAATAAAGTGA
- a CDS encoding acylphosphatase, with translation MTDFKAYRIKVLGKVQGVFFRKHTQEKATVLGLVGTVENLKDGSVLINAEGEETALSNLLNWCYEGSPASVVSDVKHEEIKSVGYSSFSIKR, from the coding sequence ATGACAGATTTTAAAGCCTATAGAATAAAAGTTTTAGGTAAAGTTCAAGGCGTATTTTTTAGAAAACACACGCAGGAAAAAGCCACTGTGCTTGGGCTCGTGGGCACGGTAGAAAACTTAAAGGATGGCAGTGTTTTGATAAATGCTGAGGGTGAAGAGACGGCTTTAAGTAATTTACTGAACTGGTGTTATGAGGGGTCCCCAGCATCTGTGGTATCCGATGTAAAGCATGAAGAGATAAAAAGCGTTGGATATAGTAGCTTTTCGATAAAGCGCTAG
- a CDS encoding YtxH domain-containing protein has protein sequence MSDQSGNVILGTLLGAAVGFAAGILLAPASGKETRETLGEKANEAKDAINDVASKAMNSLKEVKESAERSLRGETALVEKEAGKLKNEVKSKMENA, from the coding sequence ATGAGTGATCAATCAGGAAACGTAATCTTAGGAACCCTACTAGGCGCTGCCGTAGGTTTTGCAGCAGGTATTCTTTTGGCACCAGCCAGTGGAAAAGAAACTCGCGAAACATTGGGTGAAAAAGCCAACGAGGCTAAAGATGCCATTAATGACGTAGCTAGTAAAGCTATGAATTCATTAAAAGAAGTTAAAGAGTCTGCCGAAAGAAGCCTACGAGGAGAAACTGCCTTGGTGGAAAAGGAGGCTGGAAAATTGAAAAACGAGGTGAAATCCAAAATGGAAAACGCCTAA
- a CDS encoding mechanosensitive ion channel family protein — protein sequence MDKQVDFDINKAYELVTGKLEAWIKTAVEMLPNFVLAILIVVAFVLIGKLLKKLFEKIFRRITDNKSLQSLLSSILYLGVVAIGTFIALSVLQLDGAVTSLLAGAGVIGLALGFAFQEIASNFIAGTMMSIRKPFKIDDLIETNDFFGIIQHIHLRTTELRTMQGQIVQIPNSMVFKNPIINYTQLGKRRIDISVGVTYGEDLPKAKKVAKEAIESLEGLTNDDVTIYYTDFGGSSINFVIRYWIPFTNKHFEYLAKQDEGVIGIKQAFDKNDVPIPFPIRTLDFGDVDFKSIFSTYSKQVSTTPGNSSSQSSDNSNGE from the coding sequence ATGGATAAGCAAGTAGATTTTGACATAAACAAGGCTTATGAATTGGTAACAGGCAAACTCGAAGCCTGGATTAAGACAGCGGTAGAAATGCTTCCCAACTTTGTGCTTGCTATACTCATTGTGGTAGCCTTTGTGCTTATTGGAAAGCTTCTCAAAAAACTTTTCGAAAAAATATTTCGAAGAATTACTGACAATAAAAGCCTGCAATCTCTACTAAGCAGCATACTTTATTTAGGCGTTGTCGCCATAGGAACTTTTATCGCGTTAAGCGTCTTACAATTAGATGGTGCCGTTACTTCATTATTAGCCGGTGCCGGTGTAATTGGATTAGCCCTAGGTTTTGCCTTTCAGGAAATAGCATCAAACTTTATTGCTGGTACCATGATGAGTATCCGCAAGCCGTTTAAAATTGACGACCTTATTGAAACCAATGACTTCTTTGGAATAATTCAACACATTCACCTTCGGACTACCGAATTAAGAACCATGCAGGGGCAAATTGTACAAATTCCTAATTCAATGGTTTTCAAGAATCCAATAATAAATTACACACAATTGGGTAAGAGAAGAATTGATATTTCAGTGGGGGTTACATATGGTGAAGACCTACCTAAAGCGAAAAAAGTGGCCAAAGAGGCTATTGAATCTTTAGAAGGGCTTACCAATGATGATGTAACAATTTATTACACTGACTTTGGCGGTAGCAGTATCAATTTTGTGATTCGCTACTGGATTCCTTTTACCAATAAACACTTTGAATACTTAGCCAAACAAGATGAAGGTGTGATTGGAATTAAGCAAGCATTTGATAAAAATGATGTGCCAATCCCATTCCCTATTCGCACCCTCGATTTTGGTGATGTAGATTTTAAATCAATTTTTAGCACCTACAGCAAACAGGTATCAACTACTCCTGGAAATTCTAGCTCTCAAAGTAGTGATAACTCTAATGGCGAATAG
- a CDS encoding DUF748 domain-containing protein, with product MKTFGKILLGLIVLLVILNFLLEPIALKYVNKTLNNIEGYRGEVKDLDIALWRGAYRIDSLKLDKLNGDFPEPFFATEAIDISIEWRALFNGAIVGEIIVEKPKLIFAVEPDGEEVQAGEENDWVQTVKDLVPLQINRFEIIDGNIRYKDYSPDPNVDVGLTNFNVLATNLGNVVDEGELLPSHVAVSSNTSGNGKLNAQMDINVLKEIPDFDFSMEIDKMELTYLKDFTDAYANFTFKEGNLYVSSEVAMKDGKYDGYVKPLINNVSVVDLDDSTTTFWRKAWEVVVGGVIEVFENQKKDQFATKVPFSGNIKDTDVAIWTTLGNIIRNAFIESFNKNIDSTVNLKSVNDAEEDEGFFKTIFNGDKKNEDQAKEKGKEEKK from the coding sequence ATGAAAACATTCGGAAAAATTTTGCTAGGACTAATTGTCCTTCTAGTCATACTCAACTTTTTATTAGAGCCAATTGCGCTTAAATATGTAAACAAAACCCTCAATAATATTGAAGGCTATAGGGGTGAAGTGAAGGATCTGGACATTGCGCTTTGGCGAGGAGCTTACCGAATTGACTCATTGAAACTTGATAAGCTAAACGGAGATTTTCCAGAGCCTTTTTTTGCAACAGAAGCTATTGACATTTCCATAGAATGGAGAGCTCTTTTTAACGGAGCTATAGTCGGTGAAATAATTGTAGAGAAACCGAAATTAATATTTGCCGTAGAGCCAGATGGTGAAGAAGTACAGGCTGGTGAAGAGAATGATTGGGTGCAAACTGTAAAGGATTTGGTACCTCTTCAAATTAACCGCTTTGAGATTATAGATGGGAATATTCGCTACAAGGACTATTCACCTGACCCTAATGTAGATGTCGGGTTGACCAATTTTAATGTGCTTGCTACAAACCTTGGAAATGTGGTAGATGAAGGTGAACTTTTACCTTCTCACGTTGCAGTGAGTTCTAATACTTCAGGTAATGGAAAATTAAATGCGCAGATGGATATAAATGTGCTAAAAGAAATTCCTGATTTTGATTTTTCTATGGAAATAGACAAAATGGAGCTGACTTATCTGAAAGACTTTACTGATGCTTACGCCAACTTCACCTTTAAGGAAGGAAATTTATATGTATCTTCAGAAGTGGCTATGAAAGATGGAAAGTATGATGGGTACGTAAAACCGCTCATCAATAATGTATCCGTAGTAGATTTAGATGACAGTACTACCACCTTTTGGCGCAAAGCTTGGGAAGTAGTAGTGGGAGGAGTAATTGAGGTGTTTGAAAACCAAAAAAAGGATCAGTTTGCTACTAAAGTTCCTTTTTCAGGTAATATAAAGGATACAGACGTTGCCATCTGGACAACCTTGGGAAATATAATTAGGAATGCCTTTATTGAATCTTTTAATAAGAATATTGATAGCACAGTAAACCTGAAAAGTGTAAATGACGCTGAAGAAGACGAGGGCTTTTTCAAAACAATATTCAACGGGGATAAGAAGAACGAAGATCAAGCAAAAGAAAAGGGTAAGGAAGAAAAAAAATAA